The following coding sequences lie in one Cercospora beticola chromosome 9, complete sequence genomic window:
- a CDS encoding uncharacterized protein (antiSMASH:Cluster_8): MFTAPVDKVELTTKDTPGYTHAECLTEESARLTSELLTLNHDLFHTRWNAGFHNHITHHLLAMYSLGATTEELKDMWDYNAPYQAPIDRDHETVPNDLDLHDPAVFNDCLGKDVHYIDFLEFFQSEIKSMGPEAVIREYVLKGDARADDIFCRMYTDLVHPMIHLGCAIEWQQSSVLAESLAGACVHENWPKEFLLPTEEYLRNNPESKSHPLLQITKTMQYDPAIAQAVKDDDPFNKIADGLMKRVNSEQFARHLSQFRVEPTEEDIQQKMSEMMHTAAYIMGAAQRPGKREKIDFVLLHNVTLSGYYPAIIAQDWLTLEEKARILEAKGRVDAVMYAGCGCPDLYPERIINYTPKNETDSWPELFHRSIVYRDEGHATKLIRSLYSLEQHFTEMGCELPIAKKDFVKIAHIAMDSIERSMQPGGTKMPKEVAETMAKNIGHGGEFVVANATRWVFYDGLPKAWDNVPDLAEGKPEFLHDSARGSPERS, from the exons ATGTTCACAGCACCTGTAGACAAAGTCGAATTGACGACCAAAGACACTCCAGGCTATACGCATGCCGAATGCCTTACAGAAGAGAGCGCGAGATTAACATCCGAGTTGTTAACCCTCAATCATGATCTCTTCCATACACGATG GAACGCCGGCTTCCACAACCACATCACCCACCACTTACTCGCCATGTACTCCCTCGGAGCCACGACAGAAGAGTTGAAAGACATGTGGGATTACAATGCACCATACCAAGCGCCCATCGATCGGGATCATGAAACTGTGCCGAATGACCTTGATCTGCACGATCCGGCAGTTTTCAACGACTGTTTGGGCAAAGATGTACACTATATCGACTTTTTGGAGTTCTTCCAGTCCGAAATCAAATCGATGGGGCCGGAGGCGGTAATTCGAGAATATGTGCTCAAGGGCGATGCGAGAGCCGATGACATTTTCTGTAGGATGTATACAG ACCTCGTACACCCAATGATCCATCTCGGATGTGCAATCGAGTGGCAACAATCCAGCGTATTGGCAGAATCCCTCGCCGGAGCTTGTGTGCACGAGAACTGGCCCAAGGAATTTCTGCTTCCCACAGAGGAATACTTGCGTAATAATCCCGAATCGAAGTCACATCCTCTCCTGCAAATCACCAAGACAATGCAATACGATCCTGCCATCGCTCAGGCTGTCAAGGACGACGACCCCTTCAACAAAATCGCAGATGGTCTCATGAAGCGAGTGAATAGCGAGCAATTCGCTCGTCATCTCAGCCAATTCCGAGTCGAGCCCACAGAAGAGGATATTCAACAAAAGATGAGCGAAATGATGCATACTGCCGCATACATCATGGGCGCTGCGCAACGACCTGGCAAGCGGGAGAAGATCGACTTTGTGTTGTTGCACAATGTCACACTTTCTGGATACTATCCCGCCATAATTGCACAAGATTGGTTAACCCTGGAAGAGAAAGCCCGCATTCTCGAAGCCAAAGGGAGAGTCGACGCCGTGATGTACGCAGGATGTGGATGTCCGGATCTGTATCCTGAGCGCATTATCAACTATACTCCGAAGAACGAAACAGATAGCTGGCCAGAGCTATTCCATCGTTCGATCGTATACCGCGACGAAGGCCATGCCACAAAACTGATCCGTTCACTTTACAGCCTGGAACAGCATTTCACAGAGATGGGCTGCGAACTGCCAATCGCAAAGAAAGATTTCGTAAAGATCGCTCATATCGCCATGGATTCGATTGAGAGGTCTATGCAACCGGGAGGGACAAAGATGCCGAAGGAGGTTGCGGagacgatggcgaagaatATCGGCCATGGCGGAGAGTTCGTTGTCGCGAATGCTACGCGATGGGTGTTCTACGATGGTCTTCCGAAGGCCTGGGATAATGTTCCAGATCTGGCAGAGGGTAAGCCGGAGTTTTTGCATGATAGTGCTCGGGGGTCGCCTGAGCGGTCGTAA